A section of the Hevea brasiliensis isolate MT/VB/25A 57/8 chromosome 17, ASM3005281v1, whole genome shotgun sequence genome encodes:
- the LOC110660496 gene encoding alpha-N-acetylglucosaminidase-like, producing the protein MASLFPAISLVFFVFSILSTAHSSTIGVDYISRLLEIQERERASPSVQVAAARGVLRRLLPSYSSVFEFRIVSKEQCGGESCFIIKNHRSFTRPGAPEILISGVTGVEVLAGLHWYLKYWCGSHISWEKTGGAQLNSIPNLGSLPRVQDTGILVQRPIPWNYYQNAVTSSYTFAWWDWERWEKEIDWMALHGINLPLAFTGQEAIWQKVFKKFNISEVDLDDFFGGPAFLAWSRMGNLHRWGGPLPQSWLDQQLILQKKIITRMYELGMNPVLPAFSGNVPAALANIFPSAKIARLGNWFSVKSDLRWCCTYLLDATDPLFIEIGRAFIEQQIKEYGRTGHIYNCDTFDENTPPSDEPDYISALGAAVFKGMQSGDNDAVWLIQGWLFSYDPFWRPPQMKALLHSVPVGRLVVLDLFAEVKPIWITSEQFYGVPYIWCMLHNFAGNIEMYGILDSIASGPVEARTSENSTMVGVGMSMEGIEQNPVVYDLMSEMAFQHKKVDVKAWIDLYSTRRYGRSDPLIQDAWNVLYHTVYNCTDGAYDKNRDVIVAFPDVDPFLISLRHKRYHHNGKPISRRAVLKENSDSYDHPHLWYSTSEFLRALEFFITSGEELSGSNTYSYDLVDLTRQALAKYANELFLKIIESYQSNDVNGVANLSQKFLDLVEDMDTLLACHEGFLLGPWLESAKQLAEDKEQERQFEWNARTQITMWFDNTEDEASLLRDYGNKYWSGLLLDYYGPRAAIYFKYLMSSLENGHGFPLKDWRREWIKLTNNWQKSRNNFPVDSNGNALIISRWLYEKYLRSPDTYHH; encoded by the exons ATGGCTTCTCTGTTTCCCGCCATTTCTCTCGTCTTCTTCGTGTTCTCTATTCTCTCAACGGCTCACTCATCAACGATCGGCGTCGATTACATTTCGCGCCTTCTGGAAATTCAGGAGCGTGAGCGAGCTTCTCCCTCAGTCCAAGTAGCCGCAGCTCGTGGCGTTCTTCGAAGGTTGCTTCCGTCTTATTCTTCGGTATTCGAGTTTCGAATTGTCTCCAAG GAACAATGTGGCGGGGAATCATGCTTTATTATAAAAAATCATCGTTCTTTTACTAGGCCTGGAGCTCCAGAAATTCT AATTTCAGGGGTCACTGGAGTGGAAGTCTTAGCTGGTTTGCATTGGTATTTGAAGTATTGGTGTGGTTCGCATATATCTTGGGAAAAAACTGGTGGTGCTCAACTAAATTCAATACCTAACTTAGGCTCTCTTCCTCGTGTTCAAGATACTGGTATCTTGGTTCAGAGACCTATTCCTTGGAATTATTACCAGAATGCTGTTACATCTAGTT ATACTTTTGCATGGTGGGACTGGGAAAGATGGGAAAAGGAAATCGATTGGATGGCTCTCCATGGTATCAATTTGCCGTTAGCATTTACTGGGCAAGAGGCTATTTGGCAAAAAGTTTTCAAG AAATTTAATATAAGCGAGGTGGATTTAGATGATTTCTTTGGAGGGCCTGCGTTTCTCGCGTGGTCACGAATGGGAAATTTGCACAG ATGGGGTGGCCCACTACCACAAAGTTGGTTAGATCAACAACTAATCCTGCAGAAGAAAATTATCACCAGAATGTATGAACTTGGAATGAATCCAG TACTTCCGGCTTTCTCTGGAAATGTTCCTGCAGCATTAGCAAATATATTTCCATCAGCAAAGATAGCACGCTTAGGAAATTG GTTTTCAGTTAAGAGCGACCTTAGATGGTGCTGCACTTATCTTCTTGATGCAACAGATCCGTTGTTCATTGAGATCGGAAGAGCATTCATTGAGCAGCAAATAAAAG AATATGGAAGGACAGGGCACATATACAATTG cGACACTTTTGATGAGAACACTCCACCTTCTGATGAGCCAGATTATATCTCTGCGTTAGGTGCAGCAGTCTTCAAGGGAATGCAAAGTGGTGATAATGATGCTGTCTGGTTGATACAG GGGTGGCTGTTCTCATATGATCCTTTCTGGAGACCTCCGCAAATGAAG GCACTTTTACATTCTGTTCCTGTGGGGAGGCTGGTGGTCCTTGATCTATTTGCTGAAGTGAAACCTATATGGATTACATCTGAGCAGTTTTATGGTGTCCCTTACATCTG GTGTATGCTACACAACTTTGCAGGAAATATAGAGATGTATGGGATTTTAGACTCTATAGCTTCTGGGCCAGTTGAAGCTCGAACAAGTGAAAACTCAACAATG GTTGGTGTTGGAATGTCAATGGAAGGTATAGAACAGAATCCTGTTGTCTATGATCTCATGTCTGAAATGGCTTTTCAACATAAAAAAGTTGATGTCAAG GCATGGATTGATTTATATTCAACAAGGCGGTATGGTCGATCAGATCCTTTAATACAGGATGCCTGGAATGTACTATATCATACAGTTTACAACTGCACTGATGGTGCCTAT GATAAAAACAGGGATGTAATTGTAGCATTCCCCGATGTTGATCCTTTCCTTATCTCATTACGGCACAAGAGGTATCACCACAATGGCAAACCAATATCAAGAAGGGCAGTCCTAAAAGAAAATTCTGATTCATATGATCATCCTCACCTATGGTATTCAACCTCTGAATTTTTACGTGCATTAGAATTTTTCATCACAAGTGGGGAGGAACTATCAGGAAGCAACACTTACAG CTATGACTTGGTTGACCTGACAAGGCAAGCTTTGGCAAAATATGCAAATGAGCTGTTCTTGAAGATCATTGAATCCTATCAGTCAAATGATGTCAATGGAGTTGCTAACTTGAGTCAGAAGTTTCTGGATCTTGTTGAAGACATGGACACGCTCTTAGCATGCCATGAGGGGTTTCTTCTAGGACCTTGGTTAGAAAGTGCAAAGCAACTTGCCGAAGACAAAGAACAAGAAAGACAA TTTGAATGGAATGCAAGAACTCAGATAACTATGTGGTTTGACAACACAGAGGATGAGGCGAGTCTTCTTCGTGACTATG GGAACAAGTACTGGAGTGGTCTTCTGCTAGATTACTATGGTCCCCGAGCAGCTATCTACTTTAAATACTTAATGTCAAGTTTGGAAAATGGGCATGGTTTCCCATTGAAGGATTGGAGGAGAGAGTGGATAAAGCTCACAAATAACTGGCAGAAAAGTAGGAACAACTTCCCAGTGGACAGCAATGGAAATGCTCTGATTATTTCCCGGTGGCTCTATGAGAAGTACTTGCGCAGCCCTGATACATATCATCATTAG
- the LOC110656889 gene encoding uncharacterized protein LOC110656889 has product MTWLTDSPRKPDIAKSLWQQIFPSSVQKPAIAIPSLLLRMNGNSSYESSWADQWDNNPDVVYDSQNRKSSSSSADKYKQKVGEGLGKTKAVASTGMKKVKEGTITGFHWIKDKYHKTTQKR; this is encoded by the coding sequence ATGACTTGGTTAACAGATTCCCCAAGAAAACCTGACATCGCTAAATCTCTCTGGCAACAAATCTTCCCCTCCTCTGTTCAAAAACCTGCCATAGCCATACCTTCCCTTCTTCTAAGAATGAACGGAAACAGCTCCTACGAATCATCTTGGGCCGATCAATGGGACAACAACCCTGATGTTGTTTACGACTCCCAGAACAGGAAGAGCAGCAGCAGTTCAGCCGACAAATACAAGCAGAAGGTCGGAGAAGGTCTGGGAAAGACCAAAGCTGTTGCTTCTACTGGTATGAAGAAGGTCAAAGAAGGAACCATCACCGGCTTCCATTGGATCAAAGACAAATACCATAAGACTACCCAGAAACGTTAA